One genomic window of Lagenorhynchus albirostris chromosome 17, mLagAlb1.1, whole genome shotgun sequence includes the following:
- the LOC132507805 gene encoding LOW QUALITY PROTEIN: transcriptional enhancer factor TEF-4-like (The sequence of the model RefSeq protein was modified relative to this genomic sequence to represent the inferred CDS: deleted 1 base in 1 codon), translated as MGEPRAGAPLDDGSGWTGSEEGSEEGTGGSEGAGGDGGPDAEGVWSPDIEQSFQEALAIYPPCGRRKIILSDEGKMYGRNELIARYIKLRTGKTRTRKQVSSHIQVLARRKSREIQSKLKALKVDQVSKDKAFQTMATMSSAQLISAPSLQAKLGPAGPQTPELFQFWSGGSGPPWNVPDVKPFSQAPFSLSLTPPSTDLPGYEPPQALSPPALPPPAPSPPAWQARALGTARLQLVEFSAFVEPPDAADSYQRHLFVHISQHCPSPGAPPLESVDVRQIYDKFPEKKGGLRELYDRGPPHAFFLVKFWANLNWGLSGEEVGAGGSSGGFYGVSSQYESLEHMTLTCSSKVCSFGKQVVEKVETERAQLEDGRFVYRLLCSPMCEYLVNFLHKLRQLPERYMMNSVLENFTILQVVTNRDTQELLLCTAYVFEVSTSERGAQHHI; from the exons ATGGGGGAACCCCGGGCTGGGGCCCCCCTGGACGATGGCAGCGGCTGGACAGGAAGTGAGGAAGGAAGCGAGGAGGGCACTGGCGGCAgtgagggggcggggggagacggGGGCCCAGACGCAGAGGGTGTCTGGAGTCCAGACATCGAGCAGAGCTTCCAGGAGGCCCTGGCCATCTACCCACCCTGTGGCCGGCGGAAAATCATCCTGTCCGATGAAGGCAAGATGTATGGTCGGAATGAACTGATTGCCCGCTACATCAAGCTGAGAACAGGGAAGACTCGAACTCGCAAACAGGTCTCTAGTCATATCCAGGTTTTGGCCCGAAGGAAATCGAGGGAAATCCAGTCCAAGCTCAAGGCCCTGAAGGTGGACCAGGTTTCCAAGGACAAGGCTTTCCAGACAATGGCCACCATGTCCTCAGCCCAGCTCATCTCAGCACCTTCCCTGCAGGCCAAACTTGGTCCCGCCGGTCCTCAGACCCCAGAGCTTTTCCAGTTTTGGTCGGGGGGTTCTGGGCCCCCCTGGAATGTTCCAGATGTGAAGCCATTCTCGCAGGCACCGTTCTCCTTGTCACTGACTCCTCCATCTACTGACCTCCCAGGGTACGAGCCCCCCCAagccctctcacctcctgctttgcccccacctgccccatcaCCCCCAGCCTGGCAGGCTCGGGCTCTGGGTACTGCTCGGTTGCAGCTGGTAGAGTTCTCAGCCTTTGTGGAACCTCCGGATGCAGCTGACTCTTACCAGAGGCACCTGTTTGTACATATCAGCCAGCACTGCCCCAGCCCCGGAGCGCCCCCCCTCGAGAGTGTGGACGTCCGGCAAATCTATGACAAATTCCCTGAGAAAAAGGGTGGTCTGCGGGAGCTGTATGATCGT GGCCCCCCCCACGCCTTCTTCCTTGTCAAGTTCTGGGCGAACCTGAATTGGGGCCTGAGTGGCGAGGAGGTGGGGGCCGGCGGTAGCAGTGGTGGCTTCTATGGAGTGAGCAGCCAGTACGAGAGCCTGGAGCACATGACCCTCACCTGTTCCTCCAAGGTCTGCTCCTTTGGCAAGCAGGTGGTGGAGAAGGTGGAGACGGAGCGTGCCCAGCTGGAGGACGGGAGGTTCGTGTACCGCCTACTGTGCTCACCCATGTGTGAGTACCTGGTGAATTTTCTGCACAAGCTGCGGCAGCTGCCTGAGCGCTATATGATGAACAGTGTCCTGGAGAACTTCACCATCCTCCAGGTGGTGACAAACAGAGACACCCAGGAACTGCTGCTCTGCACCGCCTATGTCTTCGAGGTCTCCACCAGTGAGCGGGGGGCCCAGCACCACATTTAA